A DNA window from Mucilaginibacter xinganensis contains the following coding sequences:
- a CDS encoding GntR family transcriptional regulator has protein sequence MKNYLKIIKIDEYSITPKYLQISNSILRGVEDQSIEKDDILPSINDLSIALEVSRNTIERAYKELRRYNVITSVAGKGYFISNISFDQPVKVLLLFNKLSSHKKIIYDAFAETLGSNAAIDFYIYNNDFNVFKKLLANSTEHYSKLVIIPHFIENAENAFAVINELPKDKLILMDKLPEGVTGSFGAVYENFEQDIYYALEQLLEQLSKYHTLKIIFPEHSYYSKEILTGFLSFCGQYAFEYDIIHHLKNEQLQPGTVYINLMEDHLVELIEKIIGDRLKIGEEIGVISYNETPLKKIILNGITTISTDFKLMGEKTAEIALNGSKEHVAIPFKVTRRHSL, from the coding sequence ATGAAAAATTATTTAAAAATTATTAAAATAGATGAATATTCCATTACGCCTAAATATCTGCAGATCAGCAACTCTATTTTAAGAGGCGTGGAGGACCAGAGTATTGAAAAAGATGACATTCTGCCGTCCATCAACGACCTGAGCATTGCACTTGAGGTTTCCCGTAACACCATTGAACGTGCTTATAAAGAGTTAAGAAGATACAATGTAATTACTTCTGTTGCAGGCAAAGGGTATTTTATCTCCAATATTTCATTTGATCAGCCTGTTAAAGTTTTGCTGCTGTTTAATAAGCTTAGCAGCCATAAGAAAATTATTTACGACGCCTTTGCCGAAACACTCGGCAGCAATGCGGCCATTGATTTTTATATTTATAATAATGATTTTAATGTTTTCAAAAAACTGCTGGCCAACAGCACAGAACACTACTCTAAATTGGTTATAATTCCGCATTTTATTGAAAATGCCGAAAATGCTTTTGCCGTAATTAATGAATTGCCAAAAGACAAGCTGATTTTAATGGATAAATTACCGGAGGGGGTTACAGGATCTTTTGGTGCAGTTTACGAAAACTTTGAGCAAGACATTTATTACGCCCTTGAGCAGCTGCTGGAACAACTGAGTAAATATCATACCTTAAAAATTATTTTTCCGGAGCACAGCTATTATTCCAAAGAGATTCTAACCGGTTTTTTAAGCTTTTGCGGCCAGTACGCCTTTGAATACGACATTATCCATCACCTTAAAAACGAACAGCTGCAGCCCGGGACCGTATATATAAATTTAATGGAGGATCACCTGGTGGAACTTATAGAAAAAATCATCGGTGACAGACTGAAGATCGGTGAGGAAATTGGGGTGATCAGCTATAATGAGACGCCACTGAAAAAAATCATCCTGAACGGCATCACAACTATATCTACAGATTTTAAATTAATGGGTGAAAAAACGGCTGAAATAGCATTGAATGGCAGCAAGGAACATGTTGCTATCCCCTTTAAGGTTACCCGACGCCACTCGCTGTAG
- a CDS encoding sensor histidine kinase, whose protein sequence is MGKNLEVQGLAAKTLRKLFIIFLLFTFIITVGSFVLKHTITQKLDKLGAQLKEPSREPEISNILLDLSSAENDFQAGLQGHPEKLEEYKSKLKNIFVRIEAVQKKFNADSAQYLKGSKQQIARSFEQKLKISQQVFELKHHFDSLLNVTTIASLSKPVNGLGVGGFLKAKASGNKADTTVKISNVVNKSGLLRRLKDAISNKNQVVVKTLTIRKEKQIRDSVAGFNGKKDGRSLAKLLQQLNRQNSYMLMSGEQLIGANLNLLAELQQLLQQLKNINQAAWEKGRDNILQQYKSTTDDMNSFIGVAISLILIFIILLIIYINKAGEAEQGYITENERAVALAGQKSEILAIMSHEIRNKLMAINGAVYMLNKTPLTADQEKKTASINLSSSMLLETVNNVLDVSKLEQQQTEVLVKTDFEPFKELTDAVETMRFMAEKKHIYLTTEFTGDLKTKVNGDSLRLKQVLINLLSNAIKYTDNGGVKVIATIDRSNNQKVLLKIAIADTGYGIPKDQQAQLFTRYYQTKGINRKPGTGLGLYLCRQLIQLHGGSISVESEAGKGCTMSLVIPY, encoded by the coding sequence ATGGGTAAAAATTTAGAGGTGCAGGGGTTAGCTGCAAAAACGTTGCGCAAGCTGTTTATTATTTTCCTGCTGTTTACTTTCATTATTACTGTAGGGTCTTTTGTATTGAAACATACCATTACCCAAAAGCTTGATAAACTTGGTGCCCAGCTAAAAGAACCGTCCAGGGAGCCTGAGATCAGCAATATTTTGCTTGATCTTAGCAGTGCTGAAAATGATTTCCAGGCAGGTTTGCAGGGCCATCCTGAAAAACTGGAGGAATACAAGAGCAAGCTAAAAAATATTTTTGTACGCATTGAAGCAGTACAAAAAAAATTTAATGCAGACAGCGCTCAATATCTTAAGGGAAGCAAGCAGCAGATCGCGCGTTCGTTTGAGCAAAAACTAAAAATATCACAGCAGGTATTTGAACTCAAGCATCATTTTGATTCATTGCTTAACGTTACAACTATAGCAAGCCTTAGTAAACCGGTAAACGGCCTGGGCGTAGGTGGCTTTTTGAAAGCAAAGGCATCCGGCAACAAAGCCGATACCACTGTGAAAATTAGCAACGTGGTAAATAAAAGCGGCTTATTGCGGCGGTTAAAAGATGCGATATCAAATAAAAACCAGGTTGTAGTTAAAACGCTAACTATCAGGAAAGAAAAGCAAATCCGTGATTCAGTTGCAGGCTTTAACGGCAAAAAAGATGGGCGTTCTTTGGCAAAACTACTGCAACAGTTAAACCGGCAAAACAGCTATATGCTCATGTCCGGTGAGCAGTTGATTGGGGCTAATCTGAACCTGCTTGCTGAGCTTCAACAGCTTTTACAACAACTAAAAAATATTAACCAGGCAGCATGGGAAAAAGGCAGGGACAATATTTTACAGCAATACAAAAGCACCACTGATGATATGAATAGCTTCATTGGGGTAGCAATTTCCCTTATATTGATCTTTATTATCTTATTGATCATCTACATCAATAAGGCAGGCGAAGCGGAGCAGGGTTATATAACGGAAAATGAAAGAGCCGTTGCGCTTGCCGGGCAAAAATCAGAGATACTTGCTATTATGAGCCACGAGATTCGCAATAAGCTGATGGCCATTAACGGAGCGGTGTATATGTTAAATAAAACCCCCTTAACTGCCGATCAGGAAAAGAAAACAGCGTCCATCAATCTTTCTTCTTCCATGTTATTGGAAACCGTGAATAATGTTTTAGACGTAAGCAAGCTTGAACAACAGCAAACCGAAGTATTGGTAAAGACTGACTTTGAACCTTTTAAAGAATTGACGGACGCTGTGGAGACGATGCGGTTTATGGCCGAAAAAAAACACATTTATTTGACAACTGAATTTACCGGTGATTTAAAAACTAAAGTTAACGGCGATTCCCTCAGATTAAAACAGGTGTTGATTAACCTGTTGAGCAATGCTATTAAATACACCGATAACGGTGGGGTAAAAGTTATAGCGACCATTGATAGGAGCAACAATCAAAAAGTGTTGCTGAAAATAGCCATAGCCGATACAGGTTACGGAATCCCCAAGGATCAGCAGGCCCAATTATTTACACGCTATTACCAGACCAAAGGCATTAACCGCAAACCAGGTACAGGGTTGGGATTGTATTTGTGCCGGCAATTGATCCAGTTACATGGTGGAAGTATCAGCGTTGAAAGCGAGGCAGGCAAAGGTTGCACGATGAGCTTAGTGATACCCTACTAA
- a CDS encoding universal stress protein → MKKISAAFDGLRFSDGTLQYAIKIAEASKALLSGVFLESFLYHGYKLNDMVGEHGISEVKMKHLAEKDNEVRLKSADLFKDTCKKEHINYTIHHDKNFAELELLRESIYSDLILISADETLSQITTPRPTPFIRQFLAETQCPALIVPRVYKPIKKVILLFDGKPSSVFAIKMFNYLMPWLRSMATEVVSVTDPDDKSPLPDETLLREFIQCHYPEATYTLLKGNPEQAIITYLKSIDHDFLVVLGAYHRSQVSRWFKTSLADILMKEIDMPLFVAHNK, encoded by the coding sequence ATGAAAAAAATAAGCGCGGCCTTTGACGGGTTAAGATTCTCTGATGGAACACTGCAATATGCTATTAAAATAGCTGAAGCAAGCAAGGCGCTGCTCTCCGGGGTTTTTCTCGAATCATTTCTTTATCATGGCTATAAATTAAATGATATGGTTGGTGAACACGGCATATCAGAGGTTAAAATGAAACATTTAGCAGAAAAAGACAATGAGGTGAGGCTTAAATCGGCAGATCTTTTTAAAGATACCTGCAAAAAGGAGCACATTAATTATACCATTCATCATGATAAAAACTTTGCAGAGCTTGAACTGCTTAGAGAAAGCATTTACAGCGATTTAATATTGATTAGCGCGGATGAAACTTTGAGCCAGATTACAACCCCAAGGCCCACACCATTTATCCGGCAGTTTTTAGCGGAAACGCAATGCCCGGCGCTAATAGTGCCCCGGGTATATAAACCTATTAAAAAAGTGATCTTGTTGTTTGATGGGAAACCCTCTTCGGTATTTGCTATTAAGATGTTTAACTACCTGATGCCATGGCTGCGAAGCATGGCCACAGAAGTGGTATCCGTAACTGACCCGGACGATAAGAGTCCGCTACCGGATGAAACATTGCTTAGAGAGTTTATTCAATGCCACTACCCCGAAGCCACATATACCCTGCTGAAAGGCAACCCTGAGCAAGCCATTATAACCTACCTGAAATCCATTGACCATGATTTCCTGGTAGTTTTGGGAGCTTATCACAGGAGCCAGGTCTCCCGGTGGTTTAAAACCAGCCTGGCAGATATATTAATGAAAGAAATTGACATGCCGTTATTTGTAGCGCATAATAAATAA
- a CDS encoding universal stress protein, translated as MEKILVTTDQSSNSKSAIRYAAKLAKLRHAELVILQVYHLLKPFKWSDAAFEKYADEFKQKTTAELNAFVKDVCRTADQPAVRYQIALHDNFDTVDGIIEYSAAHNCKYICISTRGAGAFKKIFGTNTSKLINRSETPVLCIPSAYRTKPIKHVLYASDMTDYERELLQVVEFARPVKATVELLHVFYPYEFLGDKALTEASLKKKANYGISVHNLKRDVTNALLDDIGAAVKASKPSLLVLFTHQARPLFERLLFPGNAEEYSFYGNIPLLTFNKSPVIN; from the coding sequence ATGGAAAAAATACTTGTCACTACCGACCAATCATCCAACTCAAAATCAGCAATCAGGTACGCGGCTAAACTGGCCAAACTACGGCATGCCGAATTAGTGATCCTGCAGGTATATCATCTGCTAAAACCATTTAAATGGAGTGATGCCGCCTTTGAAAAATATGCAGATGAGTTTAAGCAAAAAACCACCGCCGAATTAAATGCTTTCGTAAAAGACGTTTGCCGTACGGCAGATCAGCCTGCGGTGCGCTATCAAATAGCACTGCACGATAATTTTGATACGGTCGATGGCATTATTGAATATTCCGCCGCGCATAACTGCAAATATATTTGCATCAGTACACGCGGCGCAGGCGCCTTCAAAAAAATATTTGGAACCAATACCAGCAAACTCATCAACAGATCAGAAACCCCTGTGTTATGTATCCCAAGCGCCTATCGCACAAAACCTATAAAGCACGTCCTGTACGCTTCAGACATGACGGATTATGAAAGAGAACTATTACAGGTCGTCGAATTTGCACGCCCGGTTAAGGCTACGGTTGAATTGCTGCACGTTTTTTATCCATATGAGTTTTTAGGGGATAAAGCTTTAACGGAGGCTTCGTTGAAGAAAAAGGCCAATTATGGCATAAGTGTGCATAACCTGAAAAGAGATGTTACCAATGCGCTGCTGGACGATATTGGCGCCGCTGTTAAAGCAAGTAAGCCATCGTTGCTGGTACTTTTTACACACCAGGCCAGACCTCTGTTTGAGCGGCTGCTGTTCCCTGGTAATGCTGAAGAATATTCATTTTATGGAAACATACCGCTGCTTACCTTTAATAAATCGCCGGTAATTAATTAA